tgtttttttatagtttattatattggactcctcgtttcctacactaaattaactaatttggcacaaaaatttaaaaatttagattaaatgggacacgtggcgcaaaattaaattctaattgaaatttaatttttacactaaattaactcacttggcacaaaattctaaaatttagattagatgagacgcatggcgcaaaattagactttaattgaatttcaatttgaaattaaattggattttctctctgctttacctattattattattattattattattattattattattattatatatatatatatatatatatatatatatatatatatagatatatagaataGTAGCTAGAATGATAGCATCCATGAAATACTCATTTCTTAGTCTTATATAGGACTAAAGTATAAGTTAATCCAAGAGGTGAAAAtgtagaaattgaaaattttgtgagaTTAAATTATGATATGACCAAACCacaagaaatatataatttgtctaCAAAATGCAAAACATTGTGTTAATTTGAGCAGAACTCTGATGATCTCATTTTTAGGAGATTAATTatagcaaaataaaattttgcataCTAAATTGTGAAGTGATTGAACCGTAATGGGCCAATTTTAATTAACCCGCTTTAAAGCTGTCAAGAAATTTAATTAAACAGCTGGGGTCTAGCAGACCCGTTGCTCGGACCAGAAGGTTATACACTAGACATGTGTGTTGAATGTTGTATATTTTTTCGATCGATACATTtcagttaataaattatttgcTTTTAAAGGAGTGAGGTAAGCTTCTTTATACTTGAAGGGCAATTTCCTTATGCATATTTAGTTGTACTTGCCTAGACTACACATGCTAGTGTATGATGTACATTTCAGTCTCACATGTTAGTATAAGTACTTAGATTGTTTATCAAAAAGTATAAGTACTTATATTTATTACACGCTAACGTATAGCATATGTGCTATTCACATGCTTATGTACATATATGTACATGCGTCTTGTATACTTAGACTTCACATGACTCTTTGAATGCAAATTCCAAAATACATGagtaaaatgtcaaataataGAAATTAGGAGTGATGCCAAAACAATGTATTACTTTAGAATAAGCGTTGTGGTATGTCTAGCACTTCCTCAATGTTATTTCTTACTAATCAATGTTTTCCAATGAGTAcctctctattaaaaaaaaaaaacataaaatcacAGTGTTTTATAATAATTCTTTCAAGACCACACACTTCACCACAACTTAATAACTTGTGTGGCTTTCATTGATAACCATAACTTTCACATGGACTCATCATTTTTTCCTCCAACATTTAAAATTGCACGTGTTAAAGTTTTGACAAAAGTTGTAGTACAAAAATTGTGTTAATAAATTTTATCGATTTATAAAGCAAgccttgagagagagagagagagagatcatccTAGTTAACCTCCAAAACATTCACAAGCTAACTTAGtaagtacatatatataacGTTCAAGTTCCTGAAGTTGGAAAGAAAATAGCCAACAAATTAAAGGCCTACAAGATTAGAAACACACATTCACTGAAGTCTTATTGGACCACTAAACTATCTAAACCTTACTAGTCaagtccaaattttttattttagattatgaCACAATGAAGCAAGAACTGAAGCTAGAAATTAGACATAAACGTCGAACAGATTCTTTACATTAGTGGGATAAACTTCACTTTTGACATCAGATTCATAAGCCTTTGTTGCTATTTGAATATTCACAGCTTCTGTTGGATGCAATCCATCGAAGAACACGTGACTGCTCCTGTCTGCACAAGCTTGACCACCTCTTTTGCACAATACTCCATTTCCTCCTTCATTTATTGATGCAACTTCACAACAAGGTCTGCTCGCGTCCTTGAAACCTGTAAAGCATGAATAAATGAACTTGAGAGTAATTCTCATTCTTCCACAACAAATTATGGAGATTTAATTTAGTCCTTAAATGTTACTTCAATTGtcaaaattagttttaaaatttgtcaagagtcttgtagctcaattaAAAGTTCATGATATTTCTAACAGGGACATTTAgggcaaaattttttaaataactataaaactcaaacaatatcattagtaagcaaaggtttgaaacaaatttggtttctaacaaatcgagtgcGTAGGGCTCAATTTTACTGTagtaaatcgagtttcaaagactcgatttccatgagGAGTGTTGCTGACGTGGAGGAAAAAAATTcacgtggaaatcgagtctctaagactcgatttccctCAGAAAATACCTAGAACACGATTTGTCCTCCGATCACCCAGAACCCAAAACCCAGAACCCAGAACAGCAGAAATCATCAATGCAGAAAATGAAGAACTCGCCATGTCCTCCGATCACCGCCCCCAAGAACTCGCCAATATTTCTTTGGCAAACCAGAAACCAGAAACCGAGAACATCAACCCAGAAAACACAAATAGAccaaccaaaaatgaaaaaaaaaactcagaaatCAACccagaaaaaatagaaaatgaatcaAGAGACAAACCAAACCAGAAATCACAGAAAAGGAACCTTCGGTGCCGAGATCAACAAACCCAAGCCGCTCCGGTGCCGAGATCGTCAAACCCATGGTGCTTCGGTGCTGAGATCgtgaattttgggtttgagtttttgCTCCGATTTCGAGATcgtgatttttgggtttggaattttgaGAAAAGGGTTTGGATGTTtgaggaaggagaagaagaaggaagaacttTCTTCGGACAGAAGATGgagaaagaaccaaaaaaaaaaaaaaaaaaaaaagagaaaaagaacagAGGAGGAAGATGGGTTTTCTGCGTTGGGTTTGTTTTGAAGGAACTcaagttttagagactcgatttccacgtggattttttcTCCACGTCAGCAACGCATctcatggaaatcgagtctttagaACTCGATTTGCTACAGTAAAATCGAGTCTAtcggactcgatttgttagaaaccaaatttgtttcaaacctttgcttactaatgatattgtttgagttttatagttatttaaaaaattttgccgACATTTAGGGTATGTTTGAATAATTTCACTCCCAACAACTGAATTGCTCTCTCCctcaattaataaataaatttaataacatacactttaatttttttattaaaaaaaaaaaaccaatatccCTCTATCACTAAAGTTTAAATTAAGAAcagtagttttgaaaatttgaacatttttatGTAAACATGATGTTTTAAATGATGttccctcaaaaaaattaatttcttaaataaatCTAACAAAATAGGATGAATggagtataaaaaatatatatataaattagatttttcttaatttaatcaCCTAATATGAAAAAATACTTCGATCCAGTCCTTTTGTCCAAATATGTTAGCAAATAAAACtgttcaaacattttttttaataatactcatcaaataacaaaatcaattatataGAGTATCTTATAAATGATTTAcgttaaatttttaatattaacaaaagaatatttaaacaatgccaTTTGCTAACAAAAAGACATTGACTCAGTTTTTCAAAGTGATTAAATTGACAAattaaatcttttaaaaaattttacaattatagtaaaagcaaaaggattaaattatatttaaatgaattaaGAAATAGTTTATCATACTCGGAGTGAGTTGTAAATGTTGCATATTTGGGATATAAATACagtttttcttcctattttatAAGTTTTGGTTAATTAAGAAGACGAGCAAGTGATATTTTTACCTTTGGAGATGGGATTTCTGATAATATCTCTGATAATCTTATATGAGTTAACATAAACAAAATTAGAACCAGGCATATGTTGTTTGATGACATCCACCAGTGACTTCAAGTGAGCGTTGAAGAGGTGAGCCGCCTTGTTGAGACCTTGAACGCAGCCTTTGTGCCTTGGCCGGTTTCCCGCTACCATAGGACTGCACCCAATTGGGTTTACTGACATTAACACAAACTTTCTGGCCCCCAAATTATACAACTTCTGCATTAACAGtgttaaaagaaatatattaataagaataaaaataaacataaaagttTAAGATTGTTACAAATTAAAccttatagtttttttattttttttttaatttcaaatcaaaCCCTAAAAATCTTTAAAAGGCCTTTAAGCTCTAGCTACCTTCTGTTAACCAAATAATGGACATAACCAATAGTGTTGGCAATGGCAGTTCACATCATAATAGGATGTTCCATTACTTTAGCATGAAAGGGAAACTTCAATATCTACATTCTATagcatatattttgtttaaattattcTCCAAATAATAGTGTTCTATGATACTTCTTACAAAGCATAGATCCATGCATAAGGTTGCTTTTGGTTACAAGCAAAACTTTTCGTTATTTCCTTTAGATTTTAttgactaaaaaataaatatagtcttcaaaaaaaaaaaaaatcatttgaactTCTTTAATGTTTTAAACTACTTACGTAATAACGAGTGACAGTGCATTAGGTGCTAAAAAATACAACGCCATTAATTAAAGACTTTTCATGGGTTTCGGTTGGTCTGAAGTATTCTATTGGATTCATTTTACGTTGTGTGGTTGTCATTAATTCTCGAAAGAAGGCTAATCCAGGCCCAGTGAATTAAAGTTTGGGTGGCCCACCCTCTGTTCATTTAATACTTGGTCCGAGTATAGTTTTTTCAAAACCTGTTACAATTTAAATAACATCAATTTTATTTAGGTTCCATCATTTACaccatttgttttttctttcaatgcacaaatcaaatagttatgaaaatgttataaaaatgtggTGTTTAGGACTCAttgtttttttcaaataatttctaattatttaacaacaaaaataattcaCTCTTACCTGCATAACATTTTTCGAATATTTCGTAACAgtttaattgacaaaattttattaattcaaGTTTACCACAATTCACAAACATTTACGATTTTGCTTCCTCAAATAACAAtaagttgtcaaaaaaaaaatttgtgcgtgtagacttgttaaaaaaaaaacccaaccttAATTTGTTGGGACAACGATGATGTGAGGTTCGCAGTGAAGGCTTCAAGACTGACATTAATGCTGGATTTCATGAGGAAGTAGTTGAATGTGTAATCATTTCCTCCAGTCCCCACAACAAACAAGTAGTTGGGAAGCACCACCCTGCTTCTGTGCCCCAACTGAGCTTCTAGTTCTGGCAAGGTCACCTTCTCAAAGTTTCTAATTTGTTGATTCAGACTTATCACATGCCCCTGAAAAATGCCAACACGTTTCAACACATGTTAAGCTCTGCCTCagcttttcatatatatatatatatatatatatatatatatatccttgaGCTATATAACAAGctatgaaaatttatttaattaacttGAGGCCTTTTTTTGCTTCTTAATCTAAAAGATTAGCATATAAGACTCTATTTATAACAAATGTAAGAATGTACGTAGAGGATAAAATTCTACATATACTTTAAATGATTTAGCAGCTATTTCAAGTGTATACTGAAGTAGCAGTTTGCTGAAagtatatttattaaaaatttggatatgatattgttattcttttttctttatttttaaatttaaggttttacataattaaataagtttaaCCAAATATTTATTAACAATATATTCTATTATGTACCAATTACCAacttattattcttctaaaaaaataaaaaaaaaccaacttattaaaaatattttgtatgaataggatagttttatatatatatatatatatatatatatatatatatacaaaatagaaatttattctaccctatatatatatacacatctGAAACTCTTTCTTAGGGTTACAATCACGCTAAGGGTGCGCGTTGATAAAGTATAAGTTTAactattttctcaaaaaataataataataataataataagtttaacCAAATATTCATCAGCACTAAATTCTTGTCTGTACCAACTACCAACTTATTATTATGAATAGGGATCATTCTTGTATGTATAGCCTAACCTCATACTGCCGCTACACCTGCGGTGGTTCTTAATTACTAGTCAACCTCAAGAATAAGGCAAGTTCGAAGATTATGGAACAAATAGAAAGTTCTCCTAtatgttttcaacaaaaaaaaaaaaaaaaagaaaaaggtatagTGGCCTACCCCTTCTATAGATGAAAAGTTCTTGATTTTCTGGTTGTCCACACAGCAATAATTAATGGTTGCTATAATAACATATTACACCAATTCAACACGGACCATCTAGATGTCCatatgccaaaaataaaaaaaagaagaagaagaaaatgaaaatgaagaaaataaatgtTACCGCAAGAAAGCCAGTGTCATCTAGTATACCAGAGGCACCAGAAGCGAAATTGACACCATGAACAATTTTACTTCCCTTAGTATTGGGGTCAGCAAAAGCTGGAATCAAGGAGGGAAGCTTAAGGTGGTCACCAAGAAGGTCAATCACATTCTTCCCATTTGTGAACCTTCCCGAAGGCCCAAGTGGGAAATCTATTCCATATGGCAAGTAGTCAGCTTTAGCCAATGAGTTCTGCAGGAAGTTGTTGTTGCCATTATCAACCAGAGAGCTtccaaaaacaaacaacccTTTGATCTCAGCTCCTTTCTTAGAGACACTAGGATGGGAAGTGCATATGGAAGCGTAAGCGAGGAGAGAGAGGCATAAGAAGATAAGTTTAGAAAGTGTCTCTCTAGTCATCATTTTGTGGAGCAGGCTGGCCtggtgggttttgtttttttggtttgaagtttgaactaaTAATGTGTCAAAATGAGAAGGGATGTGATGGTTGCAAAGAAGATGAGTTATATGGTTGCATTTGCAAAGAAGACAAAACTCTCTATGCTTTATAGTCACACTCACACCTGCGACGAAAATTTAgtccaaaatatatattttttaaaaagtgaaattaaatcccaaaatatattaaattgttCTATGGTCAtgttaagggtccgtttggtacatgtgtttaaaaactgaaaattattgtttgaaaacatttgtAGAAATACGTataggtaaaaaagtgtgtgaaaatacatgtaatcttgtttaaaaactaaaaattgtttgaaaacacaaaccaaacaccccctaaataGGTTATAGAATCTATAATTCTTGGCCGATCTTTTCAAAGTTGCGTCAAAATTTAGCATAATATCAACTCTTCtacaaaatttagcatttgacacattaaaaaattactttagtTATTTTAACACACTATTTTATAATCACTCTACATCAAatgcattttctattttaatattacaacacgttaaaataatttaaaacaaacctcatgtatatttaaaaattaataaaataaatatattttatcatGTGGCCCCACCTAACAATAAGAGAGACTAAGAATGCGTTTGGATCCAACTTATCTGCGTTTACACTTTCCAATTCACGTttcagctcttttttttttcttttttttttcctgcgcaGCTTTTAAGGgacaaaggctactgttcatgcactgtgcatgaacagtagctgcAACTTTTGACCAATTCAACCGTGAACAGTGCACCGTatactgttcatggacccacaaacttcatttttcagtaactttttcattaaaaatgggtcccacagcactattcacacatttaaaaattattttgctatagtgttttcagttttcagttttagcaaaataagttcaatccaaacggaccctaagggAAAGAAATACTGAAAGGACTTAGGGTGTGATGTgggagagagaataaaaaaaacaccaagatattaaacaattttaaaaccaagttgttaattaaattaattatgaattGCCCTTAGTTAATGTGACAATCATCAATATCAAacaccaaagaaaataaattgaatacaTAGTTATGATGACCCATGGAAAACTATTCTTCGTAGATTTACTAAAGCTACTAAACTCAGTTCTGAGATTTACAAATTTCTCTAATATAGAGTTGTTCCAATGCAAACCTCCAATCCACGATTTCAAGACTCCATTTGAAGGTTTAGATCCATCACCACAAATAATTGATTTGAATCAACTTCAACATCCACTAGTTTAGATTGTGTTTAGAATAATCTCCAATAGTAacttttgagaacaagagacATAAAACATTTAGATCTATATTAGAGTAGCTCCAAAAATCTCTTAGACGTGACTTAGGGTTTGTTTAAATACCTTTGGTTTGATTACATAAAACCTCAATCGCTTCATGGGTTGACGGGCTAAATTTCTCAAGGCTTTTCGATCAGTTGAACTAGGGACGAGAGGTAACAAGCAAAACTTCCAACATCTGGGCAGCAATCTTAACAACACTTTGACATTCTAAACATACTAAACTAACACAGTTTTATTCATGATTTGCCAACCTAAACTCTCAAAACCTAACATATAAGtcaaataatacataaatttt
This genomic stretch from Castanea sativa cultivar Marrone di Chiusa Pesio chromosome 1, ASM4071231v1 harbors:
- the LOC142644578 gene encoding GDSL esterase/lipase At1g29670-like, whose product is MMTRETLSKLIFLCLSLLAYASICTSHPSVSKKGAEIKGLFVFGSSLVDNGNNNFLQNSLAKADYLPYGIDFPLGPSGRFTNGKNVIDLLGDHLKLPSLIPAFADPNTKGSKIVHGVNFASGASGILDDTGFLAGHVISLNQQIRNFEKVTLPELEAQLGHRSRVVLPNYLFVVGTGGNDYTFNYFLMKSSINVSLEAFTANLTSSLSQQIKKLYNLGARKFVLMSVNPIGCSPMVAGNRPRHKGCVQGLNKAAHLFNAHLKSLVDVIKQHMPGSNFVYVNSYKIIRDIIRNPISKGFKDASRPCCEVASINEGGNGVLCKRGGQACADRSSHVFFDGLHPTEAVNIQIATKAYESDVKSEVYPTNVKNLFDVYV